cgtctatttatttatttgtttatttatcatagactttattgccccgtgcattgccactgctgcttttcatcgcggacacatttgtcccgtattttcctccacaactttgtgcacctctccaccggcaaaccggcgtttgcggcgatctccctccgtgaattcccacccgcttctacaacccgccaatgacggcttgtataagcggtcatatttacgcatttcttccgacagaagctcttcaatctgatccattttctcgtaaacattctttgttttaataatggcggtataaaggacgtagttagcagaccaattgcagccttgtgcgctgcgggaggcgacgcaagcctagaaaaatgtgtcggcacacgcaaggaggtgtgaaaagcgacgcaagggacacagaagacgcagaagcataaactgggCTTAACccggtgttcttttttttgtgtgtgttttgtcctccAGGGACTTGGTGTGTCAAGTCAAAGCGACCGTTCGACGGtcaagaagaagctgaaggacTTGCGTAAGGttcaggagaagatggagaagcagagagagaaaaaagagaaggaggggcGGCGCAGCGGGAGACCGCAAGCCAGCACGGACTCCATCTGCTGAGTCAGCAGCGCCACTGCCTGGATTCATGCATCCAGCGAGCacccatttttaattatttgtattaCTCTTTTGGTGCCATGAGGTGACTTTCCTGTGTAAACACCAACGACCAGAGAAACGCCTGCCAGACGTGCCGACTGATGTGCCAGTTGTGATTGACGTTCACGCAGTAGCTCCTCATTCTTCTCTCGTACTTCAGCTCAAACTATTTTAAAGGACGGATGgtgaatgtaaaaaaaggagaaataggACATGTGACCAAAATGGAATCCTAACATCTTTTTACCACTAAAAGCTCAAAGCTGTAATTATAGAAGAAATGTTTTCAGAATAGATCATGCACACATTTACCAATGGAAGTCAAATGTCTACTGCTTTTCCagcattttatatttttgctaGTATAACTTGCCTGTTTCCGTGTACATGAACTCTTCTGCAGGAACGGTTGTTGTAAAGTTCAGATACAAGCACTATATTTGTCTTTTAAGCTTCAAAGGGTGACAaggttttaaatgtataaatgagTTTTATACATGTGCTTATTAACTgcatatctgttttttttttacttaaatacCATTGTTCATTTTATACTGCATCCATTTTTCTACTAAGTAGAATAGCTTGGCTGTGGGATTTCActgaatgaaaagcagcagacgCAGCTCACGCAGGGACGAGGTGAATCCGCCCGGCACGCAGCTCCGCTACGCCCGCTCCTCCTCACCGCCGCTCCGTCAGGCGCCACGACGAGGACGCCTGTGGGGTCGGCATGTGAGGCCCGAGCGACACCGGGGTCAGTGCGCGGCGTCTCCCTCTTTGTGAATGGGAGAAGCATTTCTTGGTACAAGCATCAATAAACTAATTTTCACTTTAGACGGCGTGCTTGTATTGTTCTATTTTTACAGAAATCTGGGATCACACCTGAATGAAAAGATGGACAGAAGTCCATCTAGATGttaaacacaaatacaattgtcttttttcaaatatttattctcCACTGAACATGATTCATACAGGTAACTGTAACTCAGTGTCACAATGGAAATATCTACTAGCTTATTTGACAGGATGAGTTCTAAAAATCTAATCCAAATGTTTCTCACTTTGTGATACAACTTGTTGGGAAGAATAAAACTAAATATGtagcaaacaataaaaataaaatatagccTTTAAATTTGAATAATCCAGTTTCCTTAAATGTTCAAAAGGTGCAAAATGTCTGTTTACAGACTGCAAATCCGTGATTTGATCACATGTTGCTTGGAAACATCATCCAACTGATGCACCGAAACGCTGCTAACTCATCAGCAGAAGATTCCAACCCTTTAAAGAACAAGCAGCAATAGTTGATCTGCCAAGCGCAGCAGAAGAGATGAGCTGAACatgctctgcacacacaaactaaaagctGCAGATCAACTTTCATCTCAAATAAAATCAGCTGCGGGTTTGAAGGAGCAGCTGTAAACCAGTGGAGCAAAAGACACACGCTTCGAAACCCCAACCGAGCCGATAGTTTGTTCTCTACGCATcaaaaataattcatttcaaCTGATTTCATCAGCTGACTTTAGTTTGGAACAGATATACTGTAATTCATATGTTGGTTGATAATGATATATTGCGTGGtacatttattcaaaaatacTTATACTCCCAGTCCTAAACATCAATGGCACCAGCGGGAGCGAGAAGGAAACACCATTAGGAGTGAGATGGAAAAATCTGCAGGACGGCACCCGGCTGGGTTCTAGAAACTGCGAAACGTGGTCATGTCCTTGGGCTCCTTGCTGGGGACGCACCAGTCGTCGGCCTCTTGGATCGTCTTGTAGTGTTTCCAGGCCGACTTGTTGTACACGGGGAGCCTCTCGATGGACTCTGTGGAGAGCGCCTGGCCAGAAGGTTGAGCGGAGGAAGTTCAAACACGGTGTAActaacgcacacagacacacacagacacaatgttCGTGCACAAGTTACCCGGATGTAGATGACAGCATCAGTTCCGTAACCCTCTAGAGAGTACAGCTTCAGGTCCCCTTGGAAGTAGCGGGCGTAGAGTCGAGAGATGGGCAGGCCGTGCCCGTAACCGGCCTGCACGCCGTTAAAACAGAGCAAGCGGTTTGAGTCATGCGTGTCCGagtcaaacacacgcacacacacacacacacacagcactgacCAGAGGAGCGGCGCGGGCCCCGTCGCTGCTGGGCCGGGGAGCCGTGGAGTACGTGTACGTGAACAACCTGTCGATCTTGCGCAGCGGCACGCCTCCTCCCCGATCGCTCACCTGGGGAGCAACGCACGGGCGTGTTTGGTTTACACTGGTATGCTTTTatcttgagggggggggggggtataactGGGGAAGGCTTTACTTTGACGGTCAGATCTTCGGTTCCCAGAGCGACCTGCGCGTGGATGGGAGGATACTCCATGGCGTCCCCGTACAGCTCCATGGTGGCCCGCATGGCGTTCTGCAaccgggggggggtgaagcacAGAGAGCGGCGGGGACGTGAAACTGTGTCATGTGAGCCAGCTGTTGCATTAAgagggaaaatgaaaaataaatccaacCCTACCTTGAAAAGTTCAAAGACCATGTGATATAAATGAGATGGAACGTAGACGACGGTGACGGGTTGGACTGTCAGGGACAAAGCAGACGAGCGAAAGGTTACTGAATCTGGTCAGGCGTGTCAAGCTTGTAATGTAGTATCTGAACACGTTACCATTAAATTCCTCCAGTATGAGCTCAGGAGAGTTCATGTAGTACCGGTCGCAGAGGTTCCGTGCATTTTCATAGGCGTCTGTGGGGAggagagttcttttttttttttttcagacaacGAATGACCACATTTCTGAGCGCTGCGTCCTTAAACGTTGGTGCTCTCACCTCGGATGACATCGCTGACACAGCAGTTTGGATCAATACTGCCGATCTGTTTGGGATGAGCCGGGTTCACCTTCACATTCACACCGAAGAGGAGCGCtggagcaaaaacacacagaggtgTAACTTCAGTGTTAATAAGTGTTTATTATAAACCAGACATTTCACCCAAATCTTAATTAACTAATCAACCGTGTGAAAAATGCAACATTTGATCAGAAACTGTGACGCGGAAATCAATTCTCTCCCATTTTTTGTCTaaacttttttgtcatttattgtCAAAAAAAGTGACAGAAGCAAAGCAGCTATTAAAACTAATCGGCTGtcccaaaatgttgttttgtttacataCAAGCATTTGTCACTCCAGGATGCAAAAGCGGCGTGTTTCTTCCTTCCTCAAAATTAGAGTCATAATATTTAGCTTTCTCTCATAGTCAGTTGTGTTAGTTCTGTTACTTGTCATGTTTTTGTCATGCACAAATCAGGACCTGTGTGtcctaaaaacaacaacgataTTTACTATCATCCTCATTGTTAGAACATGCAGGTCTCGGCTGGTCGACCGTCTTTGTGCATCGAGGTCTCATTAAACGATTCACTTTCACAGGTCATTTAAAGAAGCGTTTGTGTGTCGTCTGTAGAGTCGACTCACTGTGCTGGTTCAGCAGCATCCTGATGGAGATCCTGCTCATGTAGAAACGATCCAGAAAGTACTGGACGTTCTGGCTGACGACGGGGTCCGTGCCGTGGGTCTCCTTGTACTCCACCACTCCCTGAGCCATGGTGGGAATCACGTCGTTGTGCCGATTCCTGATCCTTATTACTGCCTCTGTGAAACTGAGACGGGCCGGTTGCCGCCGGGCGTCAGATCACCTTCACGCGTGAAACAGAACCTGCGCAGCGTGTTTCGTCCACTTACTCATATGTGACTTTATCATCGCCTGCGTTTTTTTCCTTGAACTCGAGAATTTCTTGAAGACTTTGCATGTACCTGCGCGTGACATCACAATCTATCACAAAAGGCACCAAAGGTAAAGGCGAAGGCGTAATTTGGGGGGACAATTAGGAGAAGGCCCGCGTACCAGCCCTGGACCAGCCGCACCGATGGAGTCCTCAGCAGGTTGTCTGGCAGCAGGTTGATCTCTTTCATGATGTTTGCCAAGCGCACAGGTAACTCATGCCGGAGGAAG
The window above is part of the Gasterosteus aculeatus chromosome 16, fGasAcu3.hap1.1, whole genome shotgun sequence genome. Proteins encoded here:
- the pdk1 gene encoding pyruvate dehydrogenase (acetyl-transferring) kinase isozyme 1, mitochondrial → MRILRFLRSSVSVGKNIDYYSKFSPSPLSMKQFLDFGSENACEKTSFTFLRHELPVRLANIMKEINLLPDNLLRTPSVRLVQGWYMQSLQEILEFKEKNAGDDKVTYDFTEAVIRIRNRHNDVIPTMAQGVVEYKETHGTDPVVSQNVQYFLDRFYMSRISIRMLLNQHTLLFGVNVKVNPAHPKQIGSIDPNCCVSDVIRDAYENARNLCDRYYMNSPELILEEFNVQPVTVVYVPSHLYHMVFELFKNAMRATMELYGDAMEYPPIHAQVALGTEDLTVKVSDRGGGVPLRKIDRLFTYTYSTAPRPSSDGARAAPLAGYGHGLPISRLYARYFQGDLKLYSLEGYGTDAVIYIRALSTESIERLPVYNKSAWKHYKTIQEADDWCVPSKEPKDMTTFRSF